A part of Aegilops tauschii subsp. strangulata cultivar AL8/78 chromosome 2, Aet v6.0, whole genome shotgun sequence genomic DNA contains:
- the LOC109733159 gene encoding LOW QUALITY PROTEIN: protein FAR1-RELATED SEQUENCE 5 (The sequence of the model RefSeq protein was modified relative to this genomic sequence to represent the inferred CDS: inserted 3 bases in 3 codons) translates to MAEIGKGIPQVGMRFRSVDEAWAFWNAYGGHTGFDVRRRYANKSRLDGQVGSCRFVCSNEGHRRKGLTETAPKRFRAETRTNCQTRMCFQLDREAGNYEVTEVVLEHNHLLQLPQTRHLMISQRKISERQAFEIETTDDSGIMPQAAHEFASRQVGGPINLGYTCRDXKNHLRTKRQRELXFGQAGSMLKYFHEKIADNPSFQYALQLDCEEDITNIFWADAKMILDYAHFGDVVTFDTTFGTNKEYRPFGVFLGINQFRETTIFGAALLFDETKDSFIWLFETFLAAHNGRQPRTIYTDQDVAMGKAIEKVFTESYHGLCSFHIMMNAVKHLSPVKDDEKDEGEVEEEDEGEEESHILSDFSACMYGYEDKAAFQEAFDNMRHKVHKQTWLDSIYKVKEKWAECYMGDVFSLGVRSTQLSESFNNALKNHLKSDFHIVRFLKHFERTVEVKRRKELESEYEARKKLPRIKMCTPMLVQASKVYTPTIFEPFQSEYERSMAACTRVLEENNQFAVAIGRLHGDLTYEEEEERIVIGDPLNQTASCSCQMFNRAGILCGHSLKVPDLMNVKTLPTHYLLKRWTREARXGSIHDRQGRKVVENPKLEAQLWYKDMSHKFHDMTYKIANSLECRLMPEDALACLWPQLEDKLNASATGATDACSNDQENVDPNVQQANDLLSSARLKKKEVSSKNLRRKPTWFDKLRKGRKPTKSATTTKKGAKQQQQQKKKNSAQPQVQVENNGNSLQPEVQVQVKENSEKRQEYDAIDSFTELLTTSRVDDHIFMMI, encoded by the exons ATGGCAGAAATTGGTAAGGGAATACCTCAAGTTGGTATGAGGTTCAGAAGTGTAGATGAGGCTTGGGCATTTTGGAATGCATATGGGGGTCACACCGGCTTTGATGTGAGAAGGAGATACGCAAACAAAAGCAGACTTGATGGTCAGGTTGGTTCATGCAGATTTGTTTGTTCCAACGAAGGTCATCGAAGAAAAGGGCTAACTGAGACAGCGCCAAAGCGTTTTAGAGCTGAAACAAGAACCAATTGCCAAACTCGTATGTGTTTCCAATTGGATCGAGAGGCCGGAAATTATGAAGTAACTGAGGTTGTGCTTGAACACAACCACTTGCTTCAATTGCCACAAACCCGCCACTTGATGATATCCCAAAGAAAGATTTCAGAACGACAAGCTTTTGAAATTGAAACCACTGATGATTCCGGCATTATGCCACAAGCTGCACATGAGTTTGCTTCTCGTCAAGTTGGTGGACCGATTAACCTTGGATATACTTGCCGTG CAAAAAATCATTTGCGAACCAAGCGACAGAGGGAGT GCTTTGGACAAGCTGGAAGTATGTTGAAATATTTTCATGAAAAAATTGCTGACAATCCATCATTCCAATATGCACTACAGTTGGATTGTGAGGAGGATATAACCAACATATTCTGGGCTGATGCTAAAATGATCCTTGACTATGCACATTTTGGTGATGTTGTCACTTTTGACACTACTTTTGGCACAAATAAAGAGTATAGGCCATTTGGTGTTTTTCTTGGGATCAATCAGTTCAGAGAAACCACTATTTTTGGTGCTGCCTTGCTGTTTGATGAAACGAAGGACTCATTTATATGGCTATTTGAGACTTTTCTAGCTGCACATAATGGACGACAACCTAGAACTATTTATACGGATCAAGATGTAGCAATGGGAAAAGCTATAGAGAAAGTATTCACGGAATCATATCACGGGCTGTGCAGCTTTCACATTATGATGAATGCTGTCAAACATTTATCTCCAGTCAAGGATGATGAGAAAGATGAAGGGGAGGTGGAAGAGGAAGATGAAGGGGAGGAGGAATCTCATATTCTCTCCGATTTTAGTGCTTGTATGTATGGCTATGAGGACAAGGCAGCATTTCAAGAAGCATTTGACAACATGAGACATAAAGTGCATAAGCAAACTTGGTTAGATAGCATCTACAAGGTGAAAGAAAAATGGGCTGAATGTTATATGGGAGATGTCTTCAGTTTGGGAGTGAGAAGTACACAACTAAGTGAGAGTTTCAACAATGCATTGAAGAACCATTTGAAATCTGATTTCCATATTGTCCGATTCTTGAAGCATTTTGAGAGAACGGTTGAAGTAAAAAGGAGAAAGGAATTGGAATCTGAATATGAGGCAAGAAAAAAATTGCCAAGAATCAAGATGTGCACACCCATGTTGGTGCAAGCAAGCAAAGTGTACACTCCAACTATTTTTGAACCTTTCCAAAGTGAATATGAAAGATCCATGGCTGCTTGCACTAGAGTGTTGGAGGAAAATAACCAGTTTGCTGTTGCTATTGGGAGGTTGCAtggtgatttgacttatgaggaggaggaggagcgcatAGTGATTGGTGATCCGTTGAACCAAACCGCTTCATGTAGTTGTCAAATGTTCAATAGGGCTGGAATATTGTGTGGGCATAGTTTGAAAGTTCCTGATTTGATGAATGTAAAGACATTACCAACACATTATCTCCTAAAGAGATGGACTAGAGAAGCAC ACGGAAGTATACATGACAGGCAAGGAAGGAAAGTGGTAGAAAATCCAAAATTGGAAGCTCAACTTTGGTACAAAGATATGTCTCATAAATTTCATGATATGACATATAAAATAGCCAACTCTCTCGAATGTCGTTTGATGCCAGAAGATGCACTTGCTTGTCTTTGGCCACAACTAGAGGATAAACTCAATGCATCAGCCACCGGTGCTACTGATGCATGTTCCAATGACCAAGAAAATGTTGATCCAAATGTGCAGCAAGCCAATGACTTGCTTAGTTCTGCACGACTGAAGAAAAAGGAGGTTTCATCTAAAAATTTGAGGAGAAAGCCAACTTGGTTTGATAAGTTACGCAAAGGACGAAAGCCAACTAAATCAGCGACAACGACAAAAAAAGGAGCAAAG caacaacaacaacaaaagaaaaaaaatagtgCGCAGCCTCAAGTGCAAGTGGAGAACAATGGCAATAGTCTGCAACCTGAAGTGCAAGTGCAGGTGAAAGAAAATAGTGAGAAGCGTCAAGAATATGATGCAATTGACAGCTTTACCGAGCTCTTGACAACTTCACGAGTTGACGATCATATCTTTATGATGATATGA